A region of the Geomonas subterranea genome:
GGCCGTGAGGGCCGACCGGGTCGAGGACGTGGCCGGAATGTGGAGCGCCGGCAAGATCGGCGTACTCGTGGATCCGGCAGCAGAGAGCCTTTACACGGTCCGCCCCGACCTCCTCCTGAATGCGACCCTCGCCAAGCGCAACCTCGGCACCTCGATCGGCGACGCGCCGTTGGTGGTGGGGCTTGGCCCCGGCTTCTGCGCCGGGGTGGACTGCCACCTGGTGGTGGAGACCAACCGCGGCCATGATCTCGGACGGGTGATCGGGGCTGGGCCGGCGGAGGCCGATACCGGCATTCCCGGCGCCATCGGCGGCTATACCAGCGAACGGGTGCTGCGCGCGCCGGTTGCCGGCCGCTTCGAGAACGAGCGGGCCATAGGCGACCTGGTGCAGCAGGGGGAGACGGTTGGGCGGATCGGGGAGGTCGAGGTCCGGGCGACAATCGACGGCGTCCTGCGCGGGATGATCAGGCCCGGCGCCGTGGTTAAGGCGGGGTTGAAGATCGGGGATGTCGACCCGCGCGGTCGCAAAGATTACTGCGTGACCGTCTCGGAGAAGGCCCGGGCGCTGGGTGGCGCGGTCCTGGAGGCGCTCCTTGACCGCTACAACTGCTAGCGGCTTGGTCCGGGGCCCGGGTTCGCGCAAGCAGGAAGGGGTCGCAGTCCATCCCCCTCGCCCTCTGGGAGAGGGGCAGGGGTGAGGGGGGTGGCCCAGCCAGAATCTTGTCTTCGTGGCATCTCCCTCACCCGGCCTTCGGCCACCCTCTCCCAAAGGGGGAGGGTGATCTGAGACCGGCTACCGTCTGCCCGCCCCTGGCATGAGGGGAGGGACGTTTCCCGGAATCCCTTGAAGATTCCTTTTTCTACAGGCTGATATCTCGCGTGCGAGGCAATTGAGGCGGACAGGGCAGGGGAAAGGAGAAGGCATGCAACTGATAGAAGAAGTACTCTGCACGGCGCCGCGCGGGGTGGTGAGCATCACCGGAGCCGGGGGGAAGACGAGCCTCATGTTCCACCTGGCCCGCGTCCTGTCGGAGTCGGGGAAAAGGGTGCTGGTCACCACCACCACGAAGATCTTTCCACCTACCGCCAGGCAGTGCGGCACGCTGCTGATCGATGCTGATCCGGAGGTGGTGGTGAGGCGGGCAGCTTACCGCTACGGTAAGGAACCGGTCACCGCGGCGGCGCGGCGCGACCTGGAATCGGGAAAGCTTCTGGGCTTCGCGCCGGAGGCGATAACCCTTTTCCAGAACTGTGGCCGGTTTGACTGGATCGTCGTCGAGGCCGACGGCTCGGCCCGGCGCCCGCTCAAGGCCCATGCACCTCATGAGCCGGTGATCCCCTCCTGCAGCACGGTCCTCGTTGCCGTGGCCGGCCTGGATGTCCTGGGAGAGCCGCTGAGCGGTGAGTGGGTCTTTCGCCCCGAAATCGCCGCGCCCTTGATGGGGCTGGCCGAAGGCGACACTATTGGCGCGGCGGCCTTGGCCCGGATCATCGTCCATCCGGAGGGGCTCTTCACCGGCGCCCCGAAAAGTGCGCGCCGTTTCCTGTTCCTGAACAAGGCGGACACCCCGCAGCGCCTGTTGCGCGCCGCGCAGATCGCGGCCGCCGTGAGAGAGGAGGCCCCCTCGGTCGCCGAGGCGTTTTTGGTGGGGCAGGCCCTGAACGGGGTCACTCTGCACGCCATCCACCCGATGGGGGCGTCATGAGACGGGTCGCCGGCATCATCCTGGCCGCGGGGGAGGGGAGCCGCATGGGGACGACCAAGCAGCTCCTCCCCTTCAGGGGAAAGAGCATCCTGGAGTGGGTGGTGGAGAGCGCGCTGGCCTCGGCGCTGCACCGGGTTGTGGTGGTCGTGGGGCACCAGGCGGAGCGGATCATCCCGCTGATCGAGGGGCGCGGGGTCGAGGTGGCGCTGAACACGGAGTACCGGCGCGGGCAGAGCTCCTCGCTCAACTGCGGGCTCCGGTCCCTTGGGCCGGAAACCGATGCGGCGCTGTTTCTCCTGGGGGACCAGCCGCTCATCACACCGGCGCTCATCGACACACTGATCCGTGCCTACCGATGCTCCCAGCACCCCATCGTGATGCCGGTCTTCGAGGGGCGGCGCGGCAATCCGGTCCTCTTCGACCGGGAAACCTTTCCCGGCATGGAGGGACTCGCAGCGGACTGCGGCGCGAAGCCGCTCTTCGAGAAGTACCGGGAGCGCCTGCTGAAGGTCCCGGTGGAGGATGCCTCCATCCACTTCGACGTAGACACCGCCGCCGATTACCGCCGGCTCCTGGAACAGTATGGTGGCGGCACACCGGCCACCTTCAACAGCAGAGAAAGGATCCCGTCATGAACCTGGAAACGTACATAGTTCTTTTCAGCGCCATCCTGACCGTTGCCGTCCTCTACTCCTGCGTAGGCCACGGCGGCGCATCGGGTTACATCGCGGTGCTCGCCCTTTTCAGCGTCGCCCCGGAGGTGTTCAAACCAACGGCGTTGCTGCTGAACATCATGGTGGCTTCGGTCGCCGCCTACTCCTTCCGGCGTGCCGGGCATTTCTCCTGGGGGCTCTTCTGGCCTTTCGCGGCGACCTCTATACCGTTCAGTTTCCTGGGAGGGTACCTGAGTCTGCCGCAGCACCTGTACCGTCCGCTGGTCGGCGTCGTTCTACTCGCCTCGGCCTGCCGGCTCCTGGTGCACCGGGAACCGGACGCCGCCTCGCTGCGCCGTCCGCCGGTTGCCATCTCCCTCCTGGTGGGCGCCGTATTGGGGCTTCTCTCGGGGCTCACCGGGGTGGGAGGAGGGATCTTTCTGAGCCCGCTCATGATGCTGCTGCGGTGGGGGCGGGCGCGGGAGGTTTCGGGGGTGGCTGCCCTGTTCATCCTGGTCAACTCCTGCTCGGGGCTTTTGGGGCACGTGAGCAGCCTGCAACTGGTGCCGGGGTTCGCTCCGCTTCTGGCGGTGGCCGCCGTCGCCGGCGGATGTGTCGGGTCGTTCCTGGGGAGCAGCTTTCTTCCGGTGCGCAGGGTAATCAAGGCCCTCTCCCTGGTGCTGACGGTCGCCGGCGTGAAGATGCTGATGGTGTGATAACCACGAGGCGACGCCCGAAGCACCGCACCTCCCTGGCAGCCGCTGTCTTCAGCTAAGAAAGCGGCAACGTCCACCTTGAGTACCGCTTGGGCGGCCGAATATCGTTGAGAAAACATCGTTCTTTTGGCGCCGCACTCTGGTTGCGGCGCCCTTTCCACGCGCCCGTATCCCTGCAGCGCTTCCGCAAGACACCCACTCCCACAGGCTTTGGCACGCACGCCACTCTACTGCGGCAGGACTAAAGAAAGGTTCATCCAGGAACGCCGGGAACTCGGGGCTCCTTTGGTCCCTCTCCACGTGCGGGAGGGGGAGGTGGAGGACTAAGGCGCAATTATTTCACTGTCTTGCGGAGTTGCTTGCCTCCCGCCCCCCTCCTGTCAAGGGAGGGGGGCGGCGTGAAAGGGCGGTTCTCCCTGGAATTCCTGGATGGACCTAAAAAATTGCATGAATCGGCTTGACAGGTAAAATGGTATTGTGGTACCTATTTACACAAAACAAAGTTTTGCTGATCCGGCGACTATCCGGACAGCCACTAACGAAGGAGGAGGTTTTATGTCCAAGCAAGCGTATCGCTGGTCTATGATGGCCGTTGGTGAACCTATGGCGAAGAGCGAATTCACCCCGACCCCGGGCGCAGGTGAGGTTGTGGTCGAGGTTGCCGGCTGCGGCGTCTGCCACACCGATCTCGGCTTCTACTACAGCGGTGTCCGTTTCAACCATCCCGCTCCGCTCACGCTGGGGCACGAGATCTCCGGCCGCGTCGTGGCCACCGGTGAAGGCGCCGGCACCTGGATGGGGAAGGCCGTCCTCATCCCGGCCGTTATGCCGTGCGGCGAGTGTGACCTCTGCCTCTCCAGCCACGGCACCA
Encoded here:
- a CDS encoding sulfite exporter TauE/SafE family protein, which translates into the protein MNLETYIVLFSAILTVAVLYSCVGHGGASGYIAVLALFSVAPEVFKPTALLLNIMVASVAAYSFRRAGHFSWGLFWPFAATSIPFSFLGGYLSLPQHLYRPLVGVVLLASACRLLVHREPDAASLRRPPVAISLLVGAVLGLLSGLTGVGGGIFLSPLMMLLRWGRAREVSGVAALFILVNSCSGLLGHVSSLQLVPGFAPLLAVAAVAGGCVGSFLGSSFLPVRRVIKALSLVLTVAGVKMLMV
- the mocA gene encoding molybdenum cofactor cytidylyltransferase; its protein translation is MRRVAGIILAAGEGSRMGTTKQLLPFRGKSILEWVVESALASALHRVVVVVGHQAERIIPLIEGRGVEVALNTEYRRGQSSSLNCGLRSLGPETDAALFLLGDQPLITPALIDTLIRAYRCSQHPIVMPVFEGRRGNPVLFDRETFPGMEGLAADCGAKPLFEKYRERLLKVPVEDASIHFDVDTAADYRRLLEQYGGGTPATFNSRERIPS
- the yqeB gene encoding selenium-dependent molybdenum cofactor biosynthesis protein YqeB: MSGKRLSERVVVIRGAGEQASGIACRLYRANVRRILMLETEFPLAVRRLVSFCEAVHDGEMTVEGVTAVRADRVEDVAGMWSAGKIGVLVDPAAESLYTVRPDLLLNATLAKRNLGTSIGDAPLVVGLGPGFCAGVDCHLVVETNRGHDLGRVIGAGPAEADTGIPGAIGGYTSERVLRAPVAGRFENERAIGDLVQQGETVGRIGEVEVRATIDGVLRGMIRPGAVVKAGLKIGDVDPRGRKDYCVTVSEKARALGGAVLEALLDRYNC
- the yqeC gene encoding selenium cofactor biosynthesis protein YqeC, translated to MQLIEEVLCTAPRGVVSITGAGGKTSLMFHLARVLSESGKRVLVTTTTKIFPPTARQCGTLLIDADPEVVVRRAAYRYGKEPVTAAARRDLESGKLLGFAPEAITLFQNCGRFDWIVVEADGSARRPLKAHAPHEPVIPSCSTVLVAVAGLDVLGEPLSGEWVFRPEIAAPLMGLAEGDTIGAAALARIIVHPEGLFTGAPKSARRFLFLNKADTPQRLLRAAQIAAAVREEAPSVAEAFLVGQALNGVTLHAIHPMGAS